CGCTGTATGCGGGAGATCGAGACCAGCCTCGGACGCAGGAGGGAGATCCATTGGGGTCCGCGAACGATTGATCTCGACCTGCTCATGGTGGATAACCTGGACGTGCAGATTCGGGCTTATGACCCGGAACTCATCGTTCCTCACCCTCGTATGTTGGAGAGAGCTTTCGTTCTCATCCCCCTGCTCGATGTGTTAGAACGACAGCATCCGGACTATGAGAAGCTTGAGCAATGTCTGCAGTTGCTGTCGGATCGGGAAGGAGTCAGATTATGGAGAGAAGCAGTTCCATAGCAAGGCGCATCCGGGCGTTCCGCAAGCTCAAAGGCTTAACGCAGCTGGAATTAGCCGAGAAGGTGAACATCTCGATCGCAGTGATCGGTTCGATCGAACGTGGAACGCGCAAGCCGGATGAACGTATACTATCGCGCATTGCTGAAGCGCTCGATGTATCTTTGGAGGAATTAACTGGTACAGAAGCGCAGAATCTCATTCAGAGGCCGCACTAATCACTAATACGCACTAATCGTTGCGTGGATGAGCAAGTACAGGTATGAAAGGAGAGGATGCTGTATTGCTCAAGATCGGAGATATCACGATGGCCAACCAGGTTGTGCTTGCGCCGATGGCAGGAGTGTGCAATCCGGCATTCCGCTTGATCGCGAAGGAGTTCGGCACGGGACTGGTATGTGCTGAGATGGTCAGTGACAAGGCGATCCTGCACGGGAATAAGCGCACGATGGAGATGCTTTACGTCGATGAACGGGAGAAACCGCTCAGTCTGCAGATCTTCGGCGGGGACAAGGAATCCCTCGTGGAAGCCGCTAAGATCGTGGATCAGCGGACGAACGCCGATATCATCGATATCAACATGGGATGCCCGGTGCCGAAGGTGACAAAATGCGATGCAGGCGCAAAATGGCTGCTTGACCCCAACAAGATCTATGAGATGGTCGCCGCCGTGGTGGATGCCGTCAGCAAACCGGTCACCGTCAAGATGCGGATCGGCTGGGACGCACAGCACATCTACGCCGTAAAGAACGCTCAGGCAGTTGAGCGGGCCGGCGGGCAGGCGGTGGCGGTGCATGGCCGTACCCGTGAACAGATGTATACGGGCAAAGCTGACTGGGGCATCATTAAAGAGGTAAAGGAAGCGGTCAACATTCCGGTCATCGGCAACGGCGATGTCTTCACGCCGGAAGATGCGAAGCGAATGCTGGATACAACCGGGGTTGACGGTGTGATGATCGGTCGTGCTGCGCTGGGTAATCCATGGATCCTGTACCGCACCGTCGAGTATCTGACGAAGGGCGTGCTGCCGCCCGAGCCGACACCGCGCGAGAAGATCGATATCGCCATGCTCCATCTTGATCGGTTGATCGCCCTCAAAGGAGAGAAGGTCGCCGTGAAAGAAATGCGCAAGCATATGGCGTGGTATCTCAAGGGGCTCAAAGGTGCGGCTAAGGTCAAGGAGCGGATCATGGAGGAAACCACGCGGGATGCGCTCACAAAAATTCTCTATGAATTCGTCGAGCAATTGGAAAACGCAAATGCTGCAGATGAGCAAGCAGCCCTTGCGTTACATTGACATTTCCATATGCGGATAATATAATATTCAATCAAAGTAGACACCAGAGTTGAAGATATTACCAGCGGATACTGCTTGATTAGCAGTCATACACGATGTTCTGCTGATATATGATTAAGAAGTACCATGTGCCTGTGCGGCTCATGGAATATCACGATGTGACAGGAGATCGGTAGCTATGTCAGAAAAGGAAGTCATTCTCACTCAAGAAGGACTGAAGAAGCTCGAGGAGGAACTCGAACATCTTAAGTCAGTCAAACGCCGCGAAGTAGCAGAACGCATCAAGGTTGCGATCGGCTACGGCGACTTAAGTGAGAATTCAGAATATGAGGATGCGAAGAATGAGCAGGCTTTCATCGAAGGACGCATCATCACTCTGGAGAAGATGCTTCGCAACGCACGCATCATCAACAACGACGAAGTTGATACAAATATAGTCAGCATCGGCTCAACGGTCATACTGGAAGATCTGGAGTTCGGTGATAAGCTGGAATATACGATCGTCGGGACCGCGGAGTCCGATCCTTTCCAGAATAAGATCTCCAATGAAAGTCCAGTTGGAAAGGCGATCCTGGGTCAGAAGAAGGGATCGATCGTAGACGTACAAGTTCCTGCAGGCATCATCCAGTATAAGATTATAGATATTAAGAAGTAATTGCAGCTAACTGGACATAGAACATGGAAGAAGCTCCATACGGAGAAGAAGCTCCATTCGGAGCTTTTTCCATGTTGTAAGAGTGCGGAACTGACATGGGCGCAAGATTTGTGTTAAAATGTTGAAGTCCTATATTGTTCGTTACAGTTGTAATATATGGCATAAAGTTAGGAGTTGAAGTCGTTGAGCCAGGAACAAGAATTAAATGAACTGCTCGCGGTACGTCGTGAGAAACTGGACGAACTGCGCAGTCTGGGCTTCGATCCGTTCGGTCAGAAGTATGAGCGCACCCATTGGGCAGAGCCCTTACTCAAGGAATACAGCGATAAGTCCGCTGAAGAACTGGACGAGCTGGCAGTGGAAGTCAGCATCGCCGGTCGTGTGATGCAGCTGCGCAAGATGGGCAAAGCAGGTTTTGCTCATGTACAGGATCAGACGGGACGCATTCAGATCTATGTGCGGCAGGATTCCGTCGCGGAGAATGAATATGCGGCCTTTAAGCTGCTTGATCTTGGCGATCTGATCGGCGTTCGGGGGACGGTATTTAAGACCAAAACCGGCGAGACCTCGATCAAGGTCAGCAAGCTTACCGTGCTCACCAAATCTCTCTATCCTCTCCCAGACAAATTCCACGGTCTCAAAGACGTAGAACTGCGCTATCGCCAGCGATATGTTGACTTGATCATGAATCCGGAAGTCAAACATACCTTCATCACGCGCTCCCGGATCATCCAAGCGATGCGCAGATATTTGGACGAGAGAGGATACCTGGAAGTGGAGACGCCGACGATGCACGCGATCGCAGGCGGCGCAGCGGCCCGGCCGTTCATCACGCATCACAATGCGCTGGACATGCAGCTCTATATGCGAATCGCGATCGAATTGCACCTGAAGCGCTTGATCGTGGGCGGTTTGGAGAAGGTATATGAGATCGGCCGCGTCTACCGCAACGAGGGGATCTCCACCCGACACAATCCGGAGTTCACGATGCTGGAGCTGTATGAGGCATATGTGGACTATGAGGATATCATGCGTTTGACGGAAGACATGATCGCCAGCATCGCCGAGGAAGTCCTGGGCACGAGGGTGATCCAATATCAAGGTCATACGGTGGATCTGAATACGCCGTGGCGCCGTGTGTCCATGGTGGAGCTGGTGAAGGAAGCAACGGGCGTGGATTTCAGCCTGCAGATCAGTGATGAAGAAGCGCGCCGCTTGGCGAAGGAGCATCAGGTGCCGGTAGAAAGCACTTACTCCGCCGGACATATCCTGAATGCGTTCTTCGAGCATTTTGTTGAGCATACGTTGATTCAACCGACCTTCGTCACTGGGCACCCTGTGGAGATCTCTCCGCTGGCGAAGAAGAATGCGGAGGATCCGCGATTCACAGACCGCTTCGAACTGTTCATCGTCGGCCGTGAACATGCCAATGCCTTCACGGAGTTGAACGATCCTATCGATCAGCGGGAGCGCTTCGAAGCGCAGCTGCTTGAGCGCGAGCAAGGCAACGAGGAAGCTCATGAGATGGATGAGGATTTTGTCCATGCACTTGAGTACGGGATGCCGCCAACGGGCGGACTGGGGATCGGTATCGACCGCTTGGTGATGCTGCTTACCGATGCGCCTTCGATCCGAGACGTGCTGTTGTTCCCATTGATGCGAGATCGGAGCTAAGGGGCAAGGATATCAGCGAGCGGAGCATGAGAATATTTGCATCTTGAGATTCATACAACTTGTGAGTATAATGGATTACGTGCTCCGCTCGAATTATTATGCTATAATGGTGTTTGTCGTGCAAAGATGGGTATTGCAGGGTTGGGTGCCGATCTAGCCTCCGAATTAGGGTGCCTAAATGGTAACTTAGGTATCTAGAGCTGGAGTGAATGCAGGAGGGATTGGTCCAAGTGTGACAGAACACCGAACATAATCAATTGCATAAAAATGGACTTGCATTTTGGTGCGAAGATGTGTTATCTTAAAAAAGTCGCTGTTAAAGAGTTTAACCCACAAGAAGTCATGTGGCGGCGTAGCTCAGCTGGCTAGAGCGTACGGTTCATACCCGTAAGGTCGGGGGTTCGATCCCCTCCGCCGCTACCATTATTCTCATCAAGAGAATCCCGCTGGGTGACAGACGGAACAGCGGAAGAGGATGCAGTGCAAGACGGTGCAGCGAAATTCCATACCATGCCGGTGTAGCTCAATTGGTAGAGCAACTGACTTGTAATCAGTAGGTTGGGGGTTCAAGTCCTCTCGCCGGCACCACTTAAGGAGGAGCCGTGGTGTAGAGGCCTAACATGCCTGCCTGTCACGCAGGAGATCGCGGGTTCGAATCCCGTCGGCTCCGCCATTATTTTCTAGCTCTGTAGAGGGCTTTTTTCATTCACGGCTCGGTAGCTCAGTCGGTAGAGCAGAGGACTGAAAATTCTCGTGTCGGCGGTTCGATTCCGTCCCGAGCCATCCGGAATCTCCGCAGTTTCGCGGTACACCCTCGAAGTGAACTGATTAAGCGGCGAAGCGGAGTACAAGTGTTTCCCATTGCTTCTGGATTCTCACTGCAGCATCTGGGATCACCTGAGTTCCGGAATACCCCCTTAGATTATGGGTATGCTCATTACATGGAGGCTTAGCGAAGTGGCCAAACGCGGCAGACTGTAAATCTGCTCCCGTAAGGGTTCGGTGGTTCGAATCCATCAGCCTCCACCATTTTTACCATATGAAGTCTGTTGACATAAGACCCTAATACATGATATTATCTTACTGTTGATGAACAACACATTATGCGATCGTGGCGGAATTGGCAGACGCGCTAGATTCAGGTTCTAGTGGGGTAACACCCGTGGAGGTTCGACTCCTCTCGATCGCACCATACATACAGATCTCCGTTTACGAACACACCTTTATTGATTCTGCTAATAGACGATAAGGGTGTGTTTTTTCATGTTGTATTGATATCAGTAAGGGAACATTCATTAGGCCCGATCTCGCCTCTTTGGAGGGATGAGTGATCGGGCCTTATGGCATTAGCCTTATAGCATCACTTATAGCATCATTTGATATTCGCGGCATTATGAAATATCTGAAGATACTTGTTGGTGACGTTGTTCATAATAAGTCATAACCTTGTCGACATATCGCTGCGTCTCTTGCGGAAGCAGTTCATAACGCGAGCGAAGATCGGCGTCATCCTGAATTCCGAGCCGATCGATGCGGCCTGGACCGGCATTGTATGCGGCGAGTGCGGTGCGCACGTTCCCGCCATACTTATCGATCAGCATGGATAGATAGCGTACGCCGCCGTCGATATTTTCTTCAGGATTGAATGGATCGCGGACGCCCAGTTCTGCAGCGGTGCCGTCCATCAACTGCATCAAGCCTTTGGCACCGGCACGGGAGACAGCATAAGGGTTAAAGGAGGACTCCGCCTGGATGACGGCCATGACTAGGTTCGGATCGACGCCGTAACGCGCAGCCTTGGTCTGAACAAGCGGTGCAACGGCGGCTTCCTTCTCTCCCTTAACGACAGGGTATGTATTGACTTTGTTGGCTTGAATACCCATCAAACGCTGCCAATCGAATGCTGTTGACGAGCTTGCACGTTTTGCCGTATCCGCTGGAGATGATGACGCAAGTATGATATCCGACAACATTTGATGAAAATCCGTCGACGATGTTGTTCGCTTGTTGTCTGAACTATGCAGATCAAGCGGCCGCATCGCCGATAACTGCAACAATTGCTTCATATGCCTTGGATCAATATTCATGATCGATTTACTCTCCTCTATATGATCCCTTCTTATATAGCTTGACTTATCTTACCTTGTCTTAGGTTATTATAATATCACTTGTATTTGGAATAGTAATTGTGATTTAGGGTAATAGTGATTTCGCATTATCTTATATTGATTTCGGCATGCCGCCGTTGAAATATTAGAGATGGTTTTGCACGAATTCACGTTGAGCCGACAGGAAGCGTGGATTGAGCAGCGGGCAAGCATGGGCTCGTGCTGAGTCGACTGGAAGCGTGGATTCAGTAGCGGGCAGGCATGGGCTCGTGCTGAGACAACAGGAAGTGTTGACTTAGCCGTGGTGCAGGCATGGGCTCGTGCTGAGTCGGCAGGAAGTGTTGACTCAGCGGTGGTGCAAGCATGGGCCTGTGCTGAAACAACAGAAACCGTGGACTGAGCGGCGGGGACAGGCATGCGAGTGCGCCGAATGAGCGTGGATTCGCAATCGACTGAGAAGCGTCGGCTTCTATGCGGTTGTTCGTGCTGATCGATGCCCGGCTGTGGTAAAATGAAGGATATGACGGTTAAGGTGGTCGTAAGATGGATCTGGAACGAACGAAACACCGATTGGAACAAACCTTGGGCGTGTCTATCCGCGTAGAGACATTGCCTGTTTGGGATTCGCCATCCATCAGCTGGGAAGTGAACGGAACGATCTATTACAAACTGCAAAATTCCTCTGAGCAAGCTTCCGACGGGATCCTGGCATGGGCGGTGGATGCCCGGGAGATTTCGCCGAAGGAAAGGCGGCTCATCGAATTGCTGCTTGAAGCGGTGCTGCAAGATGGGACAACCCCGGCGATTCGTCCGGTCTCGGTGAATGATGAGGAGGGACGGGCCCGGGCAATCGGGGAATGGATCGCCGGCAAGCTGGAGGAAGGCGATCTGGCCAGTATGCTGCCGGATCTGGCTTTCCTGCGTTCCTTGCAATATGATTCCTCCCTCTGCTTGCTGCTGGATGTGGAATTCCGCGAGTCCAATCGCTTTACGTATAAGGAATTAAAGAAATTAATCGGTACCTACTTCGAATCGGACACTGTGCTGATCCCCCTCACTGAAGGGGAATGGATCATCTTGGCTTCCGGTGCTGTGCTGGAGTCCGTTCATGAGGACGGGGACAACGAGGAATCCATAGAGGAGCTTATGGAGTCGATCGCGCTGTCCATGCATGAGATGATCAACGAGTGGATCGGGGACTGCCGCATCTCGGCAGCCGGATTGATCCACGCGCCGACGAATCTGCTGCAAGCGATCCAGAACATGCGCGGCTCGATCCGTCTGGGGAGATTATTCCATCCAGAGGAGTCGGTCTACCTGCCGTGGAAGCTGCATCTCGAACGGTTGCTGTATACGATGGAGGAGCGGGAGAAGAAGCGGTTCCTGGAACAATTGATGAAAAATACGGACTCTTCCACCCTGGATGCGGAGATGTTAATGACGCTGAAGACCTTCTTCCAGCACAACTGCAACATCAGCGAGACGTCCAAGGCGTTGTACATCCACCGCAATACCTTGCTCTATCGGCTGGATAAGTTTAAGCAGGCAACGGGGATGGATGTCAGGAACTTCCACGATGCCGTGCTGATCCATATGGCCCTGCTATTGTATAAAGTAACGAAATGGGATTAGTTTTTTTGTAAGGATTGTGCATAGTCATATGGAACGGAAGTAGGGTAAGATAAAGTTAGCCTTAAGTACATTTGATTGGGGGAGAACCTAATGGCAGGATTATCGCTTAGACACATCTATAAGCGCTATCCAGGTGCGAAAGAGCCGTCTGTTAAAGACTTTACGCTGGAGATTAAGGATAAGGAATTCATCGTTCTGGTTGGTCCATCCGGCTGCGGTAAGTCCACCACGCTTCGGATGATCGCAGGACTGGAAGAGATCACGGAAGGTGAACTGTATATCGGCGACCGCCTCGTGAACGACGTGGCTCCGAAGGACCGCGACATCGCGATGGTGTTCCAGTCCTACGCTCTGTATCCGCACATGAACGTATATCAGAACATGGCATTCGGTCTGAAACTCCGCAAATTTAAGAAAGACGAGATCGATCGCCGCGTAAGAGAAGCTGCGAAGATCCTTGATATCGAGCATTTGCTGGACCGCAAGCCGAAGGCACTCTCCGGCGGTCAACGTCAACGTGTTGCTCTCGGACGTGCAATCGTGCGTGATCCGCAGGTGTTCCTGATGGACGAACCGCTGTCCAACTTGGACGCGAAGCTGCGCGGACACATGCGTGCTGAGATCAGCAAGCTGGCTAAGCGCTTGGAGACAACGGTTATCTACGTTACTCACGACCAAGTAGAAGCGATGACGATGGGTGACCGGATCGTAGTTATGAATAACGGGGTCATCCAGCAAGTTGATACGCCTGAACAGCTGTACAACTATCCGGATAACCTGTTCGTTGCAGGGTTCCTGGGATCTCCGACGATGAACTTCATCAACGGTCGTCTGGAAGAGTCCAATGGTGTCGTCTCCTTCAAAGCTACGGGCATGGATATTCAGCTGCCCGAAGGCCGTGCGAATGTTGTACGCGAGAAGGGCTATGTGGGCAAGGAAGTCATCCTTGGCGTACGTCCGGAAGACATCCATATGGAACCGATCTTCCTCGAAGCTTCTCCGAACAGCATCGTGAACACTTATGTCGATGTTGTGGAGAACTTGGGTCACGAGATCATCCTTTACCTGAGCGGTGTGGGTGAAGGTTCGTTCATAGCTCGCGTAGATGCACGCAACAATGTCACCGACGGCACGAACCTCAAGCTTGCGATCGACATGAACAAGATTCATCTGTTCGATCCAACAACGGAAAAAGCGATTCGCGAATAATGACATCGATTACCATAAGGTCGGCGAAAGCCGGCCTTTTAGCTTTATAGCGTGCCCAGCTAAACACGCATTCTCTAGCCGGTGCAAGTCCGGTCGCGGGAGGAACCAAGTCCCCGCGCAGCTAGGATAGCTGCGTATAGAGAGATCTGTGCGTAGAAGCGTATCGACGAAAGTACCTGTCAGAGACAGGGCGAGCAACATACCAGGCGGTAACATAAAGAACGTCGGAAAGCCGTATGAGGGAGAACCTCACGTACGGTTTGATGAGGAGGGGCTGGGCTCCGCCCAGCCTCTCACTCTAGGTTATATATATATACATTATATATACATAATCAAGATCTCATTGCGCTGTACATACAGTTCTCTATAAGATAAGTATTAACGGCCTAGAAAGGTCAAAAAGGGATATTTTTCGACTTTAGGTTGATTTTATCCCCGGTATTGAATTACGATGAGAACGATGGAAATTCGGGACATAAGGAGTTATCGAGAGATGGCCAAAAAGTTACGCGTACAAAAGCTCGTTAACCGTATGAATCTTGATGTGTTAGCTGGAGAGAACGGTCTGCACCGCATCATCCAGGTGGCAGACTTGCATCGTCCGGGGATGGAGATCGCGGGATATTTTGACTATTATCCGAGAGAACGCGTGCAGATCATGGGCAAGACGGAATTGACCTTCATCCAGACGCTGCCCAGCGAAGTCAGGCAGGAACGCATTGCTCGGATGCTTGCGGATGAGACGCCGTGCTTTATCATCTCGCGGGGGATGGAAGCGCCGGACGAACTGCTGCGCATGGCAGAAGAAGCGGCGATCCCCGTGCTGAGAAGCCCTCTGACGACGACGATCTTAGCTAGCCGTTTGACGAATTTCCTGGAAAACGAATTAGCACCGACAACGACGATTCACGGTGTACTGGTCGATGTATACGGCGTGGGCGTACTGATCACCGGCAACAGCGGCATCGGGAAGAGCGAGACGGCTTTGGAACTGGTCAAGCGCGGACATCGGCTGGTCGCTGACGATGCAGTGGAGATCCGGCAGACAGCGGATTTTCAGCTCTATGGCTCGGCACCGGACTTGATCAAGCATCTCTTGGAGATCCGCGGCATCGGCATCATCAATGTGATGACCTTATTCGGTGCGGGCGCTGTACGCAATGTGAAGAAGATATCGATTGTCATGGCGCTGGAGAACTGGCAGCAAGATAAGCAGTATGACCGGATCGGACTGGACGAGGAGAAGACCCAGATCATCGATACTGAAGTCCCGCTGCTTACGATTCCTGTTCGTCCTGGTCGAAACATCGCGGTCATCATCGAAGTAGCCGCTATGAACTATCGACTGAAGGCCATGGGGTACAATGCTGCACAGCAGTTTACTAATAAATTAACCGCTGCGATCAGTGACGAATTGGAGGATTCCGAATAGGAGGTTGTAGGCAGATGTTAGATCCGGTAGCATTTCATATAGGTCCCATACCGGTTCATTGGTATGGGATCATCTTGGGATTAGGAGCTGTGGTGGGCCTAATCATGGCGATCTGGGAAGGGAAGAGGTTTCTTATTCCTTCGGAATTTTTTATGGATCTGCTCTTGATCGGCGCTCCCTCTGCAATCCTCGGTGCACGAATCTACTATGTCGCTTTCAGATGGGAGGATTACCAGGATAACCTCTGGGATGTGTTCAAGATCTGGGAGGGCGGCATCGCCATTCATGGTGCGCTCATCGGGGCAGTGATCGCCGGTGTGATCTATACGAGATATAAAGGATATGATTTCTGGCGAATTGCGGATATCTGTGCCCCGTCACTGATCACAGGTCAGATGATCGGCCGCTGGGGCAACTTCGTTAACCAGGAAGCATACGGCGGTCCGGTATCGGAGGAGTTTCTGCGGAAGACGCTGCATTTACCGGATTTTATCGTGAATCAGATGAATGTCCAAGGAACCTATCACCATCCCACCTTCCTATATGAATCGGTATGGAACTTAGGCGTGCTCATCCTGCTTCTCGTGCTGCGCCGCCGCTCCTTCATGCGGGCTGGGGAGCTGTTCGCAACGTATCTGATCAGCTATTCGGTGGGACGTTTCTTCATCGAAGGTCTCCGAACCGACAGCCTGGCTTTCCATGGTCCGGCGTGGCTGGATTCGCTGTTGGATGTTCTGTGGTCGCCGATGCTGCTCGTATTCGAGCCCGGGTTTCTCGATCCAGCTTACGGCAATATACGCACGGCCCAATTCATAGGCGTACTGATCATCCTCGCTTGTGTCCTCTTCATCGCAGCCAGGAGACTGCTTGGCTATGCGAACATGAAGTATTCGGACCCGATCAAACCGCAGCTTAGATATCACAGAAGATAAAGGAGAGAGCTATGGCGCTTTATGATACGGTGTTGTTCGACTTAGACGGAACGATCATCGATACGAATGAGTTGATCATCGCATCGATTCAGCATGTATGGCAGCAAAAGTACGGCACCCTTCTGAATCGGGAGAAGATCATCCCCCAGATGGGGCTGCCGCTGGAACAGCAGTTCCAAACCTTCACCGGCCTTGATGAGGTTCAGGATCTGATCGCCGAATATCGGAAGTTCAATTATGCGGCTCATGACGACTTCGTGAGACCATTCCCCTACGTGAAGGAAGTGCTGACGACCCTGCGCGAGAACGGCATTCGAACGGGAGCGGTCACGACGAAGATGCGTGCGTCATCGCTTCGAAGTCTGGCTTTCTGCGGATTGGACGAGCTGTTGGAGGTTTTGGTGGCGGTGGACGATGTGGAGCATCCGAAGCCCCATCCTGAGCCGGTGCTGAAGGCAGTAGAGCAGCTTGCTGCAGATCCGTCCAGAACCTTGATGGTCGGCGACAGTCCCTTCGATCTGGTTGCAGCAAGGGAAGCGGGGGCGGCATCCGCAGCTGTCGCCTGGTCATTGAAGGGCGAAGATGTCCTGCGCGAATATGAACCGACCCATGTCATCTACAACATGCGGGAACTGCTTCCGCTGGTCGGGCTCGAGGATCTTGCAGGATAGACGGAAGGCAGGGAATGATCATGCGTAACGTCGAGAGATATCCCGTGGAAGGACCCAATTCCCTGTGGCAGATCTATCGAACGGTCAGCCCTTGGAAGGGAATTCGCAATTTTATCTTCATCCAGATTGCCCGTTACAGCCCTTCCTTGAAGTTGAAGAACTGGATCTATCGCCGCATCCTGGGGATGAAGGTGGGGAAGAATACAGCCTTCGGCTTAATGGCGATGGTGGATGTCTTCTTCCCGGAACGGATCACCGTGGGCGATAATACGATCATCGGTTACAATACAACGATTCTGGCCCATGAATACCTGACGAACGAGTATCGCTTAGGCGATGTGAAGATCGGTTCCCATGTGATGATCGGTGCGAATACGACGATCCTGCCGGGCGTGACGATCGGTGATTATGCCGTGGTCGGGGCGGGGTCCGTTGTACACAAGGATGTGGCGCCGCACAGTTTCGTTGCGGGCAATCCGCTGCGCGTGATCCGCGAGCAGGCGAAGACGAAAGATGAGGACGGGGCTTGGTCGTAGAGCCTCAGTCCTCATTCGATTGTGCATGAATGAACAATAGGCTGGCTAAGAAACGGTTTGGTCGTACATAGAGGGGTTGGAGGAGCGGGCGTAATGTCGGGTGAAATTTTATTTTTTTGGTTATTCACTTTACTTTGATGATATGTTACCATATTAGCAGACTAAAGCATTTGTTGATTTCGCTTTGTTTTGCATGTTATTTTGCATGTTATGAAGATGATTGATCATGATGATGAGTAATTGGTTGAATATGAACCTAGGAGAAGGTTAACAACTTCTTAGAATGGATATAGAGGTGAACTCCGTGCCTAAACCGAAAGTGTTCGAGAAGCCGTCCGGCGTCAAGGACTACCTGCCGAAGACAGTGGCCCGGCTGCGCCGCATCGAAATCCAGGTACTGGCTTGCATGGAACAGTGGGGATACCGGCAGATTATGACGCCGACGCTGGAATATTACGATACCGTTGGAGTGACAAGTTCGACTTCGGATAAGCGGCTGTTCAAGCTGCTCGATCATCGGGGCACCACGCTGGTGCTGCGTTCGGATATGACGGCGCCGATCGCCCGCGTGGTCTCCTCCCTGCTGAAAGATGAACCGCTGCCGATCCGCTTGGCTTACCATGCCAATGTGTTTCGTGCTTTTGAAGAAGAAGCGGGCCGGGATGCGGAATTCTTCCAGACGGGTGTAGAGCTGGTAGGGGATGCTTCGGCCGATGCAGATGCGGAGGTCATCGCTTTGGCGACGGCTGCGCTGCAGGCTGCCGGTATCAGCGAGTTTAAATTAGCTCTTGGGCATCAAGGATTGCTTAACGGCTTGTTGCGGGAATCCCTGGAAGGTCAGGAGGAGGCCCAAGATCAGCTGAAACAATGTTTGCTCGCCCGCGACTATGTCGGTTATCGATATTTCATCCGCAATATGGGCGTGCCTCCTGAGATTCAGAATAAGCTGGAAGCGATCTTGGAACTGCGCGGCGGCAAGGAAGTTTGCGAGAAAGTGGCGTCCTATACGCAAGATGAAGAGACGCGTGCAGCTGTGCATAATCTCTGCGAGATCTGGGAGGCCTTGGAAGCATACGGGGTAAGCGATCGGATGTTAATCGATCTGACGATGATCGGTCATTTCTCCTATTATACTGGGATGGTCTTTGAAGCTTATTCGGCGCAGTCCGGCTTCCCCGTGGCCAGCGGCGGCAGATACGATAATCTGCTGCAGCGGTTTGAGCGTCCGGCACCGGCGACGGGATTTGCCCTGAAGACGACGCGCATCCTGGAGATCCTCGGGCCGAGCGTCAAAGAGGATGAGAAGCGGGTGCTGCTCGTCTATGATGCGGCTCATCGCCGCGAGGCTTATGCTCGGGCATCCGAGCTGCGCAGCCGGCAGGGGTATGTGGTGGAGACGTATCGCGCAGATGCCCGGGAGACACCGGAGATCGAACATACGGCTGACGGCAAGGCAAGCTGGAGCGGACGGGTTTATGATGAGATCGTCTTGATGACGGA
This sequence is a window from Insulibacter thermoxylanivorax. Protein-coding genes within it:
- a CDS encoding PucR family transcriptional regulator; the protein is MDLERTKHRLEQTLGVSIRVETLPVWDSPSISWEVNGTIYYKLQNSSEQASDGILAWAVDAREISPKERRLIELLLEAVLQDGTTPAIRPVSVNDEEGRARAIGEWIAGKLEEGDLASMLPDLAFLRSLQYDSSLCLLLDVEFRESNRFTYKELKKLIGTYFESDTVLIPLTEGEWIILASGAVLESVHEDGDNEESIEELMESIALSMHEMINEWIGDCRISAAGLIHAPTNLLQAIQNMRGSIRLGRLFHPEESVYLPWKLHLERLLYTMEEREKKRFLEQLMKNTDSSTLDAEMLMTLKTFFQHNCNISETSKALYIHRNTLLYRLDKFKQATGMDVRNFHDAVLIHMALLLYKVTKWD
- a CDS encoding ABC transporter ATP-binding protein; translated protein: MAGLSLRHIYKRYPGAKEPSVKDFTLEIKDKEFIVLVGPSGCGKSTTLRMIAGLEEITEGELYIGDRLVNDVAPKDRDIAMVFQSYALYPHMNVYQNMAFGLKLRKFKKDEIDRRVREAAKILDIEHLLDRKPKALSGGQRQRVALGRAIVRDPQVFLMDEPLSNLDAKLRGHMRAEISKLAKRLETTVIYVTHDQVEAMTMGDRIVVMNNGVIQQVDTPEQLYNYPDNLFVAGFLGSPTMNFINGRLEESNGVVSFKATGMDIQLPEGRANVVREKGYVGKEVILGVRPEDIHMEPIFLEASPNSIVNTYVDVVENLGHEIILYLSGVGEGSFIARVDARNNVTDGTNLKLAIDMNKIHLFDPTTEKAIRE
- the hprK gene encoding HPr(Ser) kinase/phosphatase, which codes for MAKKLRVQKLVNRMNLDVLAGENGLHRIIQVADLHRPGMEIAGYFDYYPRERVQIMGKTELTFIQTLPSEVRQERIARMLADETPCFIISRGMEAPDELLRMAEEAAIPVLRSPLTTTILASRLTNFLENELAPTTTIHGVLVDVYGVGVLITGNSGIGKSETALELVKRGHRLVADDAVEIRQTADFQLYGSAPDLIKHLLEIRGIGIINVMTLFGAGAVRNVKKISIVMALENWQQDKQYDRIGLDEEKTQIIDTEVPLLTIPVRPGRNIAVIIEVAAMNYRLKAMGYNAAQQFTNKLTAAISDELEDSE
- the lgt gene encoding prolipoprotein diacylglyceryl transferase, whose translation is MLDPVAFHIGPIPVHWYGIILGLGAVVGLIMAIWEGKRFLIPSEFFMDLLLIGAPSAILGARIYYVAFRWEDYQDNLWDVFKIWEGGIAIHGALIGAVIAGVIYTRYKGYDFWRIADICAPSLITGQMIGRWGNFVNQEAYGGPVSEEFLRKTLHLPDFIVNQMNVQGTYHHPTFLYESVWNLGVLILLLVLRRRSFMRAGELFATYLISYSVGRFFIEGLRTDSLAFHGPAWLDSLLDVLWSPMLLVFEPGFLDPAYGNIRTAQFIGVLIILACVLFIAARRLLGYANMKYSDPIKPQLRYHRR
- the ppaX gene encoding pyrophosphatase PpaX — protein: MALYDTVLFDLDGTIIDTNELIIASIQHVWQQKYGTLLNREKIIPQMGLPLEQQFQTFTGLDEVQDLIAEYRKFNYAAHDDFVRPFPYVKEVLTTLRENGIRTGAVTTKMRASSLRSLAFCGLDELLEVLVAVDDVEHPKPHPEPVLKAVEQLAADPSRTLMVGDSPFDLVAAREAGAASAAVAWSLKGEDVLREYEPTHVIYNMRELLPLVGLEDLAG
- a CDS encoding acyltransferase — encoded protein: MRNVERYPVEGPNSLWQIYRTVSPWKGIRNFIFIQIARYSPSLKLKNWIYRRILGMKVGKNTAFGLMAMVDVFFPERITVGDNTIIGYNTTILAHEYLTNEYRLGDVKIGSHVMIGANTTILPGVTIGDYAVVGAGSVVHKDVAPHSFVAGNPLRVIREQAKTKDEDGAWS